AACCAAAGCATAGTGAATCGGGAGTATATCCTCCAACCTCAACATTCATGGCAGCACTAGTTGCCAATGCAGTTATTAAAAATCTTCTTGGGTATGAAAATATTCATTCTATTCTTAGTGTTGATCTTGTTTTAACAGAAGTTCGACATCGAACCATAGAAAAAAATAAAGATTGCGAATATTGCAAGGGCAAGTAAGTAAAATGAGTATAAAAGAACAATTACAACAAGCAAAAGAGCAATTATTAGCAAGTGAGCGCCCATTCTTTCTCTTTGATGATGATCCCGACGGGCTCTGCGCATTCCTTCTTTTATATCGCATGGTACGAGCAGGAAAAGGGATGCCTCTGAAAGGTGTGCGACTTGACCAACAGTTTGCAGCTCGAGTTAATGAATATCAGCCTGACCTTGTTGTGATTTTAGATAAACCAAAAGTTGAACAAGAATTTATTGATGCAATTAATGTAAACCTTATTTGGATAGATCATCACGAGCCACAACGACTAACAAAAGGATTATACATCAATCCACGAAAAGAATCACCAAACAACAATTTACCCACTAGCCTTCTTGCCTATCGCATCGCAGAAGAAGACGCGTGGATAGCGGTGGTTGGCATTGTTGCAGATTGGCAATTACCACCAAAAGATATCTGGGAAAAAGCACTAAATGAAGACTACCCCGACTTACTACCAAAAGAAATACTTGACGCGCCAACAGCACTTCATAACAGCCCCGCAGGAAGACTTGCACGAATATTCTCATTTAACCTGAAAGGACGAGTAAAAGATGTACTTACCTCAATGAAAATACTTACTCGCATTAAAAAACCACAAGAGCTCTTAGAAAAACAACACTCGCAAGCAAGACTTGTTATGAAACGATACGAACAACTCAACGAACAATACGAAGAGATAAAAAAAGAAGTACGTGTTGATGAACACAATCCAATTATCTTGTTTACTTATACAGATGAGCGCAATAGCTTTACAGCAGATTTATCAAACGAATTACTCTCCACACATCCTGAAAAACTCATCATCATCGGCCGACAAAGCAACGGTAGCTACAAATGTAGTCTGCGCAGTAGCGAGCTTTTGGTTGAACAACTCCTCGGAAAAGTTTTAGCTAAAACAGGAGGTACAGGGGGCGGTCATGAACACGCATGTGGCGCAGTTATTCCAACCGAAGTCTTTGATGAATTCGTCAAACTCATGCGAGAAGAAGTCATGAAAAAGTAACACTAGACAAGC
The genomic region above belongs to Candidatus Woesearchaeota archaeon and contains:
- a CDS encoding DHH family phosphoesterase; its protein translation is MSIKEQLQQAKEQLLASERPFFLFDDDPDGLCAFLLLYRMVRAGKGMPLKGVRLDQQFAARVNEYQPDLVVILDKPKVEQEFIDAINVNLIWIDHHEPQRLTKGLYINPRKESPNNNLPTSLLAYRIAEEDAWIAVVGIVADWQLPPKDIWEKALNEDYPDLLPKEILDAPTALHNSPAGRLARIFSFNLKGRVKDVLTSMKILTRIKKPQELLEKQHSQARLVMKRYEQLNEQYEEIKKEVRVDEHNPIILFTYTDERNSFTADLSNELLSTHPEKLIIIGRQSNGSYKCSLRSSELLVEQLLGKVLAKTGGTGGGHEHACGAVIPTEVFDEFVKLMREEVMKK